One genomic region from Macaca mulatta isolate MMU2019108-1 chromosome 20, T2T-MMU8v2.0, whole genome shotgun sequence encodes:
- the SBK1 gene encoding serine/threonine-protein kinase SBK1 isoform X2, whose translation MGCGVDDVPAFCFVCFHREEEEELLEEVPLRREKMSMGCPEPEPPRSLTCCGPGAAPGPGAGVPLLTEDMQALTLRTLAASDVTKHYELVRELGKGTYGKVDLVVYKGTGTKMALKFVNKSKTKLKNFLREVSITNSLSSSPFIIKVFDVVFETEDCYVFAQEYAPAGDLFDIIPPQVGLPEDTVKRCVQQLGLALDFMHGRQLVHRDIKPENVLLFDRECRRVKLADFGMTRRVGCRVKRVSGTIPYTAPEVCQAGRADGLAVDTGVDVWAFGVLIFCVLTGNFPWEAASGADAFFEEFVRWQRGRLPGLPSQWRRFTEPALRMFQRLLALEPERRGPAKEVFRFLKHELTSELRRRPSHRARKPPGDRPPAAGPLRLEAPGPLKRTVLTESGSGSRPAPTAVGSVPVPVPVPVPVPVPVPEPGLAPPGPPGRTDGRADKSKGQVVLATAIEICV comes from the exons GGAGAAGATGAGCATGGGCTGCCCAGAGCCTGAGCCGCCCCGCTCCCTGACCTGCTGTGGGCCAGGGGCTGCCCCTGGGCCTGGTGCCGGCGTGCCCCTTCTCACTGAAGACATGCAGGCCCTGACTCTCCGCACACTGGCTGCCAGCGATGTCACCAAGCACTACGAACTAGTCCGGGAGCTGGGCAAAGGCACCTACGGGAAGGTTGACCTGGTGGTCTACAAGGGCACAG GCACAAAAATGGCACTGAAGTTTGTGAACAAGAGCAAAACCAAGCTGAAGAACTTCCTGCGGGAGGTGAGCATCACCAACAGCCTCTCCTCCAGCCCCTTCATCATCAAGGTCTTTGACGTGGTCTTTGAGACAGAGGACTGCTATGTCTTTGCCCAGGAGTACGCACCTGCTGGGGACCTATTTGACATCATCCCTCCCCAG GTGGGGCTCCCGGAGGACACGGTGAAACGATGTGTGCAGCAGCTGGGCCTGGCCCTGGACTTCATGCACGGGCGGCAGCTGGTGCACCGCGACATCAAGCCCGAGAATGTGCTGCTGTTCGACCGCGAGTGCCGCCGCGTGAAGCTGGCCGACTTCGGCATGACGCGCCGCGTGGGCTGCCGCGTCAAGCGCGTGAGTGGCACCATCCCTTACACGGCGCCCGAGGTGTGCCAGGCAGGCCGCGCCGACGGGCTGGCGGTGGACACGGGCGTGGACGTGTGGGCCTTCGGCGTGCTCATCTTCTGTGTGCTCACCGGCAACTTCCCGTGGGAGGCGGCGTCGGGCGCCGATGCCTTCTTTGAGGAGTTCGTGCGCTGGCAGCGGGGCCGCCTGCCGGGTCTGCCTTCGCAGTGGCGCCGCTTCACCGAGCCCGCGCTGCGCATGTTCCAGCGCCTGCTGGCCCTGGAGCCCGAGCGCCGCGGCCCGGCCAAGGAGGTGTTCCGCTTCCTCAAGCATGAGCTCACGTCAGAGCTGCGCCGCCGGCCCTCGCACCGCGCGCGCAAGCCCCCAGGGGACCGCCCGCCCGCCGCCGGGCCACTGCGCCTCGAGGCGCCCGGGCCGCTCAAGCGGACGGTGCTGACCGAGAGCGGCAGCGGCTCCCGGCCCGCGCCCACCGCGGTCGGGTCGGTGCCCGTGCCCGTGCCGGTGCCGGTGCCCGTGCCAGTGCCGGTGCCCGAGCCCGGCCTGGCCCCCCCGGGGCCCCCCGGCCGGACCGACGGCCGCGCGGACAAGAGCAAAGGGCAGGTGGTGCTGGCCACGGCCATCGAGATCTGCGTCTGA
- the SBK1 gene encoding serine/threonine-protein kinase SBK1 isoform X3, translating into MSMGCPEPEPPRSLTCCGPGAAPGPGAGVPLLTEDMQALTLRTLAASDVTKHYELVRELGKGTYGKVDLVVYKGTGTKMALKFVNKSKTKLKNFLREVSITNSLSSSPFIIKVFDVVFETEDCYVFAQEYAPAGDLFDIIPPQVGLPEDTVKRCVQQLGLALDFMHGRQLVHRDIKPENVLLFDRECRRVKLADFGMTRRVGCRVKRVSGTIPYTAPEVCQAGRADGLAVDTGVDVWAFGVLIFCVLTGNFPWEAASGADAFFEEFVRWQRGRLPGLPSQWRRFTEPALRMFQRLLALEPERRGPAKEVFRFLKHELTSELRRRPSHRARKPPGDRPPAAGPLRLEAPGPLKRTVLTESGSGSRPAPTAVGSVPVPVPVPVPVPVPVPEPGLAPPGPPGRTDGRADKSKGQVVLATAIEICV; encoded by the exons ATGAGCATGGGCTGCCCAGAGCCTGAGCCGCCCCGCTCCCTGACCTGCTGTGGGCCAGGGGCTGCCCCTGGGCCTGGTGCCGGCGTGCCCCTTCTCACTGAAGACATGCAGGCCCTGACTCTCCGCACACTGGCTGCCAGCGATGTCACCAAGCACTACGAACTAGTCCGGGAGCTGGGCAAAGGCACCTACGGGAAGGTTGACCTGGTGGTCTACAAGGGCACAG GCACAAAAATGGCACTGAAGTTTGTGAACAAGAGCAAAACCAAGCTGAAGAACTTCCTGCGGGAGGTGAGCATCACCAACAGCCTCTCCTCCAGCCCCTTCATCATCAAGGTCTTTGACGTGGTCTTTGAGACAGAGGACTGCTATGTCTTTGCCCAGGAGTACGCACCTGCTGGGGACCTATTTGACATCATCCCTCCCCAG GTGGGGCTCCCGGAGGACACGGTGAAACGATGTGTGCAGCAGCTGGGCCTGGCCCTGGACTTCATGCACGGGCGGCAGCTGGTGCACCGCGACATCAAGCCCGAGAATGTGCTGCTGTTCGACCGCGAGTGCCGCCGCGTGAAGCTGGCCGACTTCGGCATGACGCGCCGCGTGGGCTGCCGCGTCAAGCGCGTGAGTGGCACCATCCCTTACACGGCGCCCGAGGTGTGCCAGGCAGGCCGCGCCGACGGGCTGGCGGTGGACACGGGCGTGGACGTGTGGGCCTTCGGCGTGCTCATCTTCTGTGTGCTCACCGGCAACTTCCCGTGGGAGGCGGCGTCGGGCGCCGATGCCTTCTTTGAGGAGTTCGTGCGCTGGCAGCGGGGCCGCCTGCCGGGTCTGCCTTCGCAGTGGCGCCGCTTCACCGAGCCCGCGCTGCGCATGTTCCAGCGCCTGCTGGCCCTGGAGCCCGAGCGCCGCGGCCCGGCCAAGGAGGTGTTCCGCTTCCTCAAGCATGAGCTCACGTCAGAGCTGCGCCGCCGGCCCTCGCACCGCGCGCGCAAGCCCCCAGGGGACCGCCCGCCCGCCGCCGGGCCACTGCGCCTCGAGGCGCCCGGGCCGCTCAAGCGGACGGTGCTGACCGAGAGCGGCAGCGGCTCCCGGCCCGCGCCCACCGCGGTCGGGTCGGTGCCCGTGCCCGTGCCGGTGCCGGTGCCCGTGCCAGTGCCGGTGCCCGAGCCCGGCCTGGCCCCCCCGGGGCCCCCCGGCCGGACCGACGGCCGCGCGGACAAGAGCAAAGGGCAGGTGGTGCTGGCCACGGCCATCGAGATCTGCGTCTGA